The following is a genomic window from Leptospira selangorensis.
GAATACCGGGGTGGATAGGATGAGTTGACTGATAAATCCGAAAACTTCTCCCAAAAATCGCCAGCCAGGAAGAAGAGATACTAATGCTAAAAAAACGGAGAAGAATGTGCCCGTTAAAACTGCAAAGCCGGCCAAATGTAATGTAGGCCAAAATCTAGAAAGAATATGAGAAAGTACGGGATCTCCGGATTCAGTTTCTCCTAGATCAAAACTAATAAGCCCTTTCCAGAACTGTAAATATTCTTTCACAAAACTAGTGTTAGCTGATTTATCTAAGGAATCCTGGACTTGGATCCCGGAATCCGCCTCTAAAAATTCCTTATTTAGAGATCTAAGCTGGGAGAAAAATACTGAAATCGCGGAAAGAAAAACCGCAAAGATCAAAAAGCGTTTCGCTTCTTCTAACAAACTCTCACCCTCTCACGCAGAGAAAGCTTTCCGGATCTCTTCGAAATTTTTGGAAAGGATCAGTTTTTCACGATCCTCTTTTACGTTGAGGGTTTTTGCGATCTGCGCCAGAGTTTTGATATGTTCTTGGAATTTGGATTTAGGAACGATTAGAAGAATAAAAATATGAACGGGAAGATGGTCGATTGCATCAAAATCGATTCCCTTTCGAGAAAGACCCATCACACATTTGAGTTCATCCACAAGATTGACCGAACAATGCGGGATCGCTACCCCACTGCCGATACCGGTAGACATGGACTTTTCTCGCGCCATGAGAGATTCGTACACGAGATCCCTATCGTCTCTAGCAATTAGCGTAGAGTCGACGGCCTTTTGGAGAAGTTGGTTAATCACTTCTTCCTTAGAAGAACCTTCTATTTCAAAAATTACAGTCTCTGGCTTAAGTAAAGCGAGGAGCTGGTTCATGCCTCTGTCCTATCTCCTAGGAAAATACGAATCAGGATGGATTCAATGAAAAAAAACGATGAGACCCACAGGAATGTAGGAACAAATGCCGGGGGAAGGAAAAAAATTGCCAACCCAAGAGGCGCCAAGCTCAAAAAAGAAAGAGGCAAAAGTGAGCCCGTATTTCTTCCCGGTAAATTTAGAAGTAAAATGAAGGAGAAAGTCCCGAGCCATACCGGACCTGAAACTGTTTCCCAACCTGGAATTTTGGCGATATGGATCCAAGTAGCAAGAAGGATAAAGAATCCTAAAGGCAGAAGAAGAGCCAAACTTCTTCTTAATAATAATGGAACAGCCAGAAGTATCCCAAACCCGCCGCATGC
Proteins encoded in this region:
- a CDS encoding PTS sugar transporter subunit IIA codes for the protein MNQLLALLKPETVIFEIEGSSKEEVINQLLQKAVDSTLIARDDRDLVYESLMAREKSMSTGIGSGVAIPHCSVNLVDELKCVMGLSRKGIDFDAIDHLPVHIFILLIVPKSKFQEHIKTLAQIAKTLNVKEDREKLILSKNFEEIRKAFSA